A region of Pirellulales bacterium DNA encodes the following proteins:
- a CDS encoding DUF1990 domain-containing protein, translating to MLSLRRPSPETIKRFLARQPHAVLSYEDAGCTRGDPPRRYFVDRYRILLGRGDEVFTAACAALSRWEMFRLGWVEPYPTATSFAVGNAVGVLIRACGLWWLNAARIVYVHELDDGKLEFGFAYGTLREHAERGEERFWIRRDSDNRIWYEVVAASRPGGWYGWAGLPLVRRLQRRFAADSQRAMLRSVQSSTRKS from the coding sequence ATGTTGAGTTTGCGTCGCCCATCTCCTGAGACGATCAAACGGTTCCTGGCACGTCAGCCTCATGCGGTACTGTCTTACGAAGATGCCGGCTGCACGCGTGGCGATCCGCCAAGACGGTATTTTGTCGATCGGTACCGCATCCTGCTTGGACGGGGCGATGAAGTATTCACGGCTGCATGCGCGGCGTTGTCTCGTTGGGAAATGTTTCGTCTCGGCTGGGTCGAGCCCTACCCCACCGCCACATCGTTCGCGGTGGGCAATGCAGTCGGCGTGCTGATTCGCGCATGCGGGTTGTGGTGGCTGAACGCGGCACGCATCGTTTACGTTCACGAGCTTGACGACGGGAAGCTGGAATTTGGGTTTGCTTATGGAACGCTTCGAGAGCATGCCGAACGAGGCGAGGAGCGATTTTGGATTCGACGCGACAGTGATAATCGAATCTGGTACGAGGTCGTGGCCGCATCACGTCCAGGTGGGTGGTACGGCTGGGCCGGATTGCCTTTAGTACGGCGGCTGCAGCGACGTTTCGCGGCCGATTCCCAGCGGGCCATGCTGCGATCCGTGCAGAGCTCAACGAGGAAATCGTAG
- a CDS encoding Gfo/Idh/MocA family oxidoreductase — MEINAEQTTRADVSRRDFLKTSATTAAVAAAATAVATSPTAARAGGASERIRLGFIGPGGRGFGAHMKTLAKLRKDGMNIDFVAVSDVFTRNQDRAANFIEKETGAAPKKYEDYRDMLADKDVDAVCIATPDHWHAKQSIDAMRAGKHVYCEKPMTHTIQEAMDVVDTWKSTGRVMQVGVQSTSLPIWDRCRELIDAGKLGKVLQFQTEFFRNSEVGQWRYYSLTKEMSPQTINWRRFLGVDEGLAPDIPFDRALYAQWRCYWPFGAGMYTDLFVHRTTAMLKATGLRYPGRVVGAGGIFLEYDGRDVPDVATVVADYNEGAQAIITATMCSAETPIQQVIRGHFGSFVFGNGENFTGFDFIPERPQVTRDSKLEKERIEVGTAGDSTYAHFKNFLEAVAAEKPSLCNNPPDLGAAAIVTVNLGARSYREGKAFFFDPQAKRETLADESWAAGWEKMSKERAHPHHLPGWKGGDYGSLLRPPEYMKLAGPWKDGKPPEEQTTTGAG, encoded by the coding sequence ATGGAAATCAACGCCGAACAGACGACGCGGGCCGATGTTTCGCGCCGCGACTTCTTGAAAACCAGCGCCACGACGGCGGCTGTTGCCGCGGCAGCCACGGCTGTCGCCACTTCGCCCACGGCAGCACGTGCCGGTGGCGCGAGCGAGCGGATCCGCTTGGGATTTATCGGTCCTGGTGGTCGCGGTTTCGGCGCGCATATGAAGACGCTGGCCAAGTTGCGCAAGGATGGGATGAACATCGATTTTGTCGCCGTCTCAGACGTATTCACCCGCAATCAGGACCGCGCCGCCAACTTTATCGAGAAAGAGACCGGCGCCGCGCCCAAGAAATACGAAGACTATCGCGACATGCTGGCCGACAAGGATGTCGATGCCGTCTGCATCGCCACGCCCGACCATTGGCATGCCAAACAGTCGATCGATGCCATGCGGGCCGGCAAGCACGTGTATTGCGAAAAGCCGATGACGCACACCATCCAAGAAGCGATGGACGTCGTCGATACGTGGAAATCCACTGGCCGGGTGATGCAGGTCGGCGTGCAATCGACCAGCCTGCCCATCTGGGACCGCTGCCGCGAACTGATCGACGCAGGCAAGCTCGGCAAGGTCTTGCAGTTTCAAACCGAGTTCTTCCGCAATTCGGAAGTGGGCCAGTGGCGTTACTACTCGCTGACCAAGGAAATGTCACCGCAGACGATTAATTGGCGCCGCTTTTTGGGAGTCGACGAAGGACTAGCGCCTGACATTCCCTTCGATCGGGCCTTGTACGCCCAATGGCGCTGCTATTGGCCGTTTGGCGCCGGCATGTATACCGACCTGTTCGTACACCGCACGACCGCGATGCTGAAGGCGACTGGACTGCGCTATCCGGGTCGCGTGGTGGGCGCTGGTGGGATCTTTCTGGAATACGATGGCCGTGACGTGCCCGACGTGGCCACGGTCGTGGCCGACTACAACGAAGGCGCCCAAGCGATTATCACGGCCACGATGTGCAGTGCCGAGACGCCCATCCAGCAAGTCATTCGCGGGCACTTCGGCTCGTTCGTGTTCGGTAACGGCGAAAACTTCACCGGTTTCGATTTCATTCCCGAGCGACCCCAAGTCACCCGGGACAGCAAGCTCGAAAAAGAGCGGATCGAAGTCGGGACCGCCGGCGATTCGACCTATGCACATTTCAAGAACTTTCTCGAGGCCGTAGCCGCCGAAAAGCCGAGCCTGTGCAACAACCCGCCCGACCTGGGTGCGGCTGCGATCGTAACGGTCAATCTTGGCGCGCGTAGCTACCGCGAGGGAAAGGCGTTCTTCTTCGATCCGCAGGCGAAGCGTGAAACCCTGGCCGACGAAAGTTGGGCCGCAGGGTGGGAAAAAATGTCAAAGGAGCGGGCCCACCCCCACCACCTGCCAGGTTGGAAAGGGGGCGATTATGGCAGCCTGCTGCGTCCGCCAGAGTACATGAAGCTGGCCGGGCCGTGGAAGGATGGCAAGCCGCCCGAGGAACAAACGACGACCGGCGCGGGATGA
- a CDS encoding endonuclease/exonuclease/phosphatase family protein — MSRKFSLLVVMVGIVAGSGWFLKNFEVHGLDQVHVTRRGAPIETVGSTPEAPTTAVVQRSGGTIRIASFNIQVFGESKLAKPEVMRVLAEVVRRFDVVAVQEIRATTQDIMPRFLQQINAEGASYDFVIGPRLGRTSSKEQYAFIYNRASIELAPGSMYTVDDPDDRLHREPLVAGFVVRGPPAAQAFTFTLIDIHTDPDEVPQEMNALDDVFRAVRDDGRHEDDIILLGDLNTDDAHLGELGQMPYLVASISKTPSNTRGTKLYDNIIFDRRATTEFTGRSGVLNLIREYQLSMHDALEVSDHFPVWAEFSIYEGGQSGAVASAPGDARK, encoded by the coding sequence GTGTCGCGAAAATTCTCACTGCTCGTGGTCATGGTCGGGATTGTGGCGGGCAGCGGCTGGTTCCTCAAGAATTTCGAAGTCCACGGCCTCGATCAGGTTCATGTCACGCGCCGCGGCGCTCCGATCGAGACGGTCGGCAGCACACCGGAGGCGCCGACGACGGCCGTCGTCCAGCGCAGTGGCGGGACGATACGCATCGCATCGTTCAATATCCAGGTCTTCGGCGAAAGCAAGCTCGCCAAGCCCGAGGTGATGCGCGTGCTGGCCGAAGTAGTGCGCCGTTTCGATGTCGTGGCCGTACAAGAGATTCGTGCCACGACGCAAGACATCATGCCGCGGTTCCTGCAACAGATCAATGCCGAGGGGGCCAGCTACGATTTTGTCATCGGGCCGCGGCTGGGTCGCACCTCGAGCAAAGAGCAATATGCCTTCATCTATAACCGTGCCAGCATCGAGCTGGCCCCCGGCAGCATGTACACGGTTGACGATCCCGACGATCGGTTGCACCGCGAGCCGCTAGTGGCTGGCTTTGTCGTTCGCGGTCCTCCCGCGGCGCAGGCATTTACATTTACGCTCATCGACATTCACACAGATCCCGACGAAGTCCCCCAAGAGATGAACGCGCTCGACGACGTGTTTCGCGCCGTCCGCGACGACGGGCGACACGAAGACGACATCATCCTGCTCGGCGACCTGAATACCGATGACGCCCATCTCGGCGAATTAGGGCAGATGCCGTACTTGGTCGCATCGATCTCGAAAACCCCCTCGAACACGCGGGGGACGAAATTGTACGACAATATCATCTTCGATCGTCGTGCTACCACGGAATTCACGGGCCGTTCGGGCGTGCTCAACTTGATCCGCGAGTATCAATTGTCGATGCACGATGCGCTGGAAGTTTCGGATCACTTTCCGGTGTGGGCCGAGTTCAGCATCTACGAAGGGGGCCAGTCGGGCGCTGTGGCCAGCGCGCCGGGCGACGCGCGCAAGTAG
- a CDS encoding amidohydrolase family protein: MVSSSENRTSPSCDIVIRNGQVFDGANSPAVTADVAIHHGKVQSVGPQLPQQGTKEIDARGQWVMPGMLDIHTHYDAEVEAMPGLEESVRHGVTTVVMGNCSLSAALGEKKDILDLFCRVESLPRDVMSRWLGDTIPWHGVREYYAHLDQLPLGPNVASLLGHSNVRAHVMGMDRSLRVAKAEPDEVRKMQRLVEDALDEGYLGLSIDMLPWHRLDGDPFRGISVPSQHAHPNEYRSLAAPVRDRDRVLQATPNALTKSTVATLAMLSSGIGRKPLRTTIVAAMDIKTDRRVYKIATTIGAVFNKLLRANIRWQALAEPFLNYCDGVHTPLFEEFPTGVAAISSTGDDRKQMFADPKFRQAFRREWEDTRTRIFHRDLNDMWVVSSPVAGQAGKSFGELASALGVDPLEYFMDLLAEHDSAIRWKTVVTNDRAAPRQYIFAHDTTLPGFNDSGAHARNMAFQDGGLQMLQQVLLNPQLMPIEKAIHKLTGQSAQWLGLDAGLLKAGARADIAVVDPEKLRTGLGPPIEQYDERLHGAMRMVKRSDGVVRQVLVGGRVAFDNAQFVPEFGRERFGRLLRSQR; encoded by the coding sequence ATGGTTTCCTCCTCCGAGAATCGCACTAGCCCATCGTGCGACATCGTGATCCGCAATGGCCAGGTGTTCGACGGCGCGAACTCGCCGGCGGTGACGGCCGACGTGGCGATTCACCACGGCAAGGTCCAATCGGTTGGCCCCCAATTGCCACAACAGGGAACGAAAGAAATCGATGCACGCGGGCAATGGGTGATGCCCGGCATGCTTGATATTCACACGCACTACGATGCCGAAGTCGAGGCGATGCCGGGTTTGGAAGAGTCCGTCCGCCACGGCGTGACGACGGTGGTGATGGGCAACTGCTCGCTGTCGGCGGCGCTTGGCGAGAAGAAGGACATTCTAGACCTCTTTTGCCGTGTGGAGAGTCTGCCGCGCGATGTCATGTCGCGCTGGCTCGGCGACACGATTCCCTGGCACGGTGTCCGCGAGTATTACGCGCATCTAGACCAACTGCCGCTAGGTCCGAACGTGGCTTCGCTGCTGGGGCATTCCAACGTTCGCGCACATGTTATGGGGATGGACCGCAGCTTGCGGGTTGCCAAGGCCGAACCGGACGAAGTCCGGAAGATGCAGCGCCTGGTCGAAGATGCGCTCGACGAAGGCTATCTGGGCCTGTCGATCGACATGTTGCCTTGGCACCGGCTGGATGGCGATCCGTTTCGTGGCATCTCGGTCCCCTCGCAACATGCGCATCCGAACGAGTATCGCAGCCTGGCTGCGCCGGTTCGCGATCGTGACCGCGTCCTGCAGGCAACGCCCAATGCACTTACGAAGAGCACCGTGGCCACGTTGGCCATGCTCAGCTCGGGTATCGGACGCAAGCCGCTTCGTACCACGATCGTGGCGGCGATGGATATCAAGACCGATCGCAGAGTGTACAAAATCGCCACCACGATCGGCGCCGTGTTCAACAAGTTGCTCCGCGCCAATATTCGCTGGCAGGCATTGGCAGAGCCTTTCTTGAACTATTGCGACGGCGTCCATACGCCGCTGTTCGAGGAATTTCCGACCGGAGTCGCGGCCATCAGCTCGACCGGTGACGACCGTAAGCAGATGTTTGCCGACCCGAAGTTTCGCCAGGCGTTTCGTCGTGAGTGGGAAGATACCCGCACGCGGATTTTTCATCGCGATTTGAACGACATGTGGGTTGTGTCATCGCCGGTGGCCGGCCAGGCGGGAAAATCGTTCGGTGAGCTGGCAAGCGCTCTTGGCGTCGACCCGCTTGAGTACTTCATGGACTTGCTGGCCGAACACGATTCGGCAATTCGTTGGAAGACGGTGGTCACGAACGATCGAGCCGCGCCAAGACAATATATATTCGCCCACGACACGACGCTGCCTGGCTTCAACGATTCGGGCGCCCATGCCCGCAATATGGCGTTTCAGGATGGCGGACTGCAGATGCTCCAGCAGGTATTGCTCAATCCGCAGCTGATGCCGATTGAGAAGGCGATCCACAAGCTGACGGGGCAATCGGCGCAGTGGCTGGGTCTAGACGCGGGCCTGTTAAAGGCGGGCGCGCGAGCGGATATTGCCGTCGTCGATCCGGAGAAGCTGCGTACCGGTCTCGGCCCGCCGATCGAGCAGTATGACGAGCGACTGCACGGCGCCATGCGAATGGTCAAACGGTCTGACGGCGTCGTGCGGCAGGTACTGGTCGGCGGCCGTGTCGCGTTCGACAACGCGCAATTTGTGCCGGAGTTCGGCCGCGAACGCTTCGGCCGCCTGCTGCGCTCGCAGCGCTAG
- a CDS encoding heparan-alpha-glucosaminide N-acetyltransferase domain-containing protein has product MSTIPPPKEKVRLVSLDQFRGYTVAGMILVNFLGAFYVTPTLLKHHNTFCSYADTIMPQFFFAVGFAFRLTFGRRETTEGLIPAYGRVVRRFLGLALVAIVIEHVRPPAATWQALVERGPWDVLRFCFTREWFGGPLMHIAITSLWILPVIRARASIRVAYMIASAVLQLVLSHLFYFEWVYHAGVDGGPLGFLTWSIPTLVGTMACDAVTAADGRARIGRMFAWSIVLMGIGYLLSCCTTLYDVPEDQVVTNDEARTATDPVIPDRERISRWSFQWAEPPFVAPPPPEQRKHNYWMMSQRAATPSYHTFAAGLALAVYAIFYIACDIGGLQLGLFRTFGSNALIAYILHNVVGDSVAPFIPKDAPHWYVAAGFLLYFGIVYLFVRHLEKNKIYLKL; this is encoded by the coding sequence ATGTCAACCATCCCGCCACCCAAAGAAAAAGTCCGCCTGGTATCGCTCGATCAATTTCGAGGCTACACCGTCGCCGGCATGATCCTGGTGAACTTTCTGGGGGCGTTTTACGTTACGCCCACGCTACTGAAGCACCACAACACGTTTTGCAGCTATGCCGACACGATCATGCCGCAATTCTTCTTTGCGGTCGGATTCGCCTTTCGGCTGACATTCGGACGACGAGAAACCACCGAAGGGTTGATCCCGGCGTACGGACGGGTCGTGCGCCGGTTTCTGGGGCTGGCCCTGGTGGCCATCGTAATCGAACATGTGCGACCGCCGGCAGCGACCTGGCAAGCGCTCGTCGAACGCGGTCCGTGGGACGTGTTACGCTTTTGTTTCACGCGCGAATGGTTCGGCGGCCCGCTGATGCACATCGCCATCACCTCGTTGTGGATTCTGCCGGTGATTCGCGCCCGGGCGAGCATTCGCGTGGCCTACATGATCGCTTCGGCGGTGCTGCAACTAGTGCTCTCGCATCTGTTTTATTTCGAATGGGTATATCACGCGGGTGTAGACGGCGGTCCGCTAGGATTTTTGACGTGGTCGATCCCGACCTTGGTCGGAACAATGGCCTGCGATGCCGTCACCGCGGCCGACGGTCGTGCGCGGATAGGACGCATGTTCGCCTGGTCGATCGTGCTGATGGGCATCGGCTATTTGCTGTCGTGCTGCACCACGTTGTACGACGTGCCTGAGGACCAGGTCGTGACAAATGATGAAGCGAGGACAGCAACCGACCCGGTCATCCCCGACAGGGAACGGATCTCGCGCTGGTCGTTCCAATGGGCCGAGCCGCCGTTTGTGGCACCACCCCCGCCCGAACAGCGCAAGCACAACTACTGGATGATGAGCCAGCGGGCGGCAACCCCTTCGTATCACACGTTCGCGGCCGGGTTGGCCCTGGCCGTCTACGCCATCTTTTACATCGCGTGTGACATAGGGGGATTGCAGCTAGGGCTGTTTCGCACGTTCGGATCGAACGCGCTGATTGCCTATATCTTGCACAATGTCGTGGGCGATTCCGTCGCGCCGTTCATTCCCAAAGACGCTCCGCACTGGTACGTGGCGGCAGGTTTCCTGCTGTACTTCGGCATCGTCTATCTATTCGTGCGGCATCTCGAGAAGAACAAGATTTATCTGAAGCTGTGA
- a CDS encoding Nramp family divalent metal transporter: MDQPDRHDAAAHADVGVAAGDIADPPKNLWAAFRKIGPGIILAGSIIGSGELLLTTALGAKYGFVFLWLILFSCVIKVFVQIELGRYSLSSGLPTLTALDELPGPRLGAHWLVWWWFIMLMITVFQLGAMVGGVGQAMNLAFPKVAERLASGCESWGPQLAETIRDKPEHPWAVLTALAAVVLLLSGGYRRIERITTILVASVTLVTVGCVAALPGMGYPVGLDDIREGFSLNILALPAVAIAAAFGTFGITGVGAAELYAYPYWCLEKGYARFTGPRSPSPDWAARAHGWMRVMYLDAWFSMVVFTVATVSFYILGATVLHRQGLYPEKSKMIETLSEMYVPTFGPWTKIVFLIGVWAVLFKTLYVASASNSRLTADFLGLSHLVKYRDDGDRAKWIRRCCIFYPLLALLLYLWWADPKAMVILGGFVQAATLPIISGATIYLRYRRTDPRLAPSRLSDACLWFAFLTITAVALYAIPHWVVNDLWPAVNTWFSPATSGISS, from the coding sequence ATGGACCAGCCCGACCGTCACGATGCGGCTGCGCATGCCGATGTCGGCGTTGCCGCTGGCGATATTGCCGATCCGCCGAAGAATCTCTGGGCTGCATTCCGCAAGATCGGTCCGGGCATCATCTTGGCCGGCAGTATCATCGGGTCCGGCGAGTTGTTGTTGACGACGGCGCTGGGTGCCAAGTACGGCTTTGTCTTCCTGTGGCTGATTCTGTTCAGCTGCGTGATCAAAGTATTCGTCCAGATCGAGCTGGGGCGCTACTCACTCTCTTCCGGTCTGCCGACGCTGACGGCACTCGACGAATTGCCCGGACCAAGACTGGGCGCGCACTGGCTAGTGTGGTGGTGGTTCATCATGCTGATGATTACCGTATTTCAATTGGGCGCAATGGTTGGCGGCGTCGGGCAGGCGATGAACCTGGCCTTTCCGAAGGTTGCAGAACGTCTGGCTAGCGGATGTGAGTCGTGGGGCCCGCAACTGGCAGAGACGATTCGCGACAAGCCCGAGCATCCTTGGGCTGTACTGACGGCGCTGGCCGCGGTGGTATTGCTTTTGAGCGGCGGATATCGCCGTATCGAACGCATTACTACGATCCTGGTAGCCTCGGTGACTCTGGTCACCGTAGGGTGCGTGGCTGCGCTGCCCGGGATGGGCTACCCCGTGGGGCTGGACGACATTCGCGAAGGCTTTTCATTGAATATCCTGGCGCTGCCGGCCGTGGCGATTGCGGCCGCCTTTGGCACGTTTGGCATAACTGGCGTGGGGGCGGCCGAGCTATATGCCTATCCCTATTGGTGCTTGGAGAAAGGCTACGCGCGCTTTACCGGACCGCGTTCACCTTCGCCGGATTGGGCCGCGCGTGCTCATGGTTGGATGCGCGTGATGTACCTCGATGCCTGGTTCAGCATGGTGGTCTTCACCGTGGCGACCGTATCGTTTTACATTCTCGGTGCGACGGTGCTGCACCGTCAGGGGCTGTACCCTGAAAAGTCGAAGATGATCGAGACACTTTCCGAAATGTACGTGCCGACGTTTGGCCCGTGGACGAAGATCGTATTTCTGATTGGCGTATGGGCGGTGCTATTCAAAACGCTGTACGTGGCCTCGGCATCCAATAGCCGTTTGACGGCCGACTTTCTCGGATTGAGTCACCTAGTCAAGTACCGTGATGATGGCGACCGCGCCAAATGGATTCGACGCTGCTGCATCTTTTATCCGCTATTGGCATTGCTGTTGTACCTGTGGTGGGCCGACCCAAAGGCGATGGTTATTTTGGGCGGATTCGTGCAGGCCGCGACATTGCCGATTATTTCCGGCGCCACAATTTACTTGCGCTATCGCCGTACCGATCCCCGGCTGGCGCCGTCGCGACTCTCCGACGCCTGCCTGTGGTTTGCTTTCCTCACGATCACCGCGGTGGCGCTGTATGCGATACCCCATTGGGTCGTCAACGACTTGTGGCCCGCAGTCAACACCTGGTTTTCACCGGCGACGAGTGGCATTTCCTCGTAG